A portion of the Deinococcus peraridilitoris DSM 19664 genome contains these proteins:
- a CDS encoding Ig-like domain-containing protein, with amino-acid sequence MNHRTLSALVALFFVLTSFAGAARIPIVTVTASSAVRETPAYLTADNNPLTSWIARPASQWIRWDFGSVQNVASVDLALYNGRTQDSVFDLWVSTDAITWKQVLRRALAQPAKHPLDKDGFQRFTFLRESARYVLFVGYGSSRNNMVGVSEARFESAGTLIGAALPDFIPGNGVAGPVDLDVTPPSVTLAASKTSVTTANDSVELVANATDNRGVTKVEFYRNGTLYGTDTSAPFTSTLTYLSSAANGTYSYSVLAYDAAGNTRSSEVVTVVVNIPAADSSAPTVSLSATSTNVTAAGSVLLTATASDNKGVTKVEFYRDGVLAHTEQVAPYEHTETYSSDFSNGTYNFTARAYDADNNATTSGTVTVIVNIASSNVVPMGSTADTATVTQTANSPIPTVTGTTYYVDSVDGSDSNSGTSTGAPWKTVTKANAVTLLPGDALLFKAGSSYSSMLHAKWYGTSSNRILIGAYGNGAKPIFEFTGGEKGVLVTGAYLTIDNLLVRTAPSHYPAYDASPERCINDTAGTSYWAQTANGGNGQPYDFRQRTGWRVGINISAEDYANNANSGRFNVIQNSRTEYTTAGIHLSGANSSGRPATSNNQVIATAITKSIFASVNTPVGVKYDDDSGGFGLLINGHNNIAAYNYFEGNITNCSEDYRIEGGDLEIFSARNNFMHHNTSINSGTFTELGGSTNNRAERNVTRTTCTR; translated from the coding sequence ATGAACCACAGAACCCTGAGCGCCCTGGTGGCGCTCTTTTTCGTGCTGACGTCCTTCGCAGGCGCCGCACGCATTCCCATCGTGACCGTCACGGCCAGCAGCGCCGTGCGCGAGACGCCCGCGTACCTCACGGCGGACAACAACCCCCTCACGAGCTGGATCGCGCGCCCGGCCAGTCAATGGATTCGCTGGGACTTCGGCAGCGTGCAGAACGTCGCCTCGGTTGACCTGGCGCTCTACAACGGCCGGACGCAGGACAGCGTGTTCGACTTGTGGGTCAGCACGGACGCCATAACCTGGAAGCAGGTCCTGAGGCGCGCCCTCGCCCAGCCCGCGAAGCATCCGCTCGACAAGGACGGCTTTCAGCGCTTCACGTTCCTGCGGGAGAGTGCCCGGTACGTGCTGTTCGTCGGGTACGGCAGCAGCCGCAACAACATGGTGGGTGTGAGTGAAGCCCGCTTCGAATCCGCAGGCACCCTGATCGGTGCCGCCCTGCCGGACTTCATTCCGGGGAACGGCGTGGCGGGACCGGTGGACCTTGATGTCACGCCGCCCAGCGTGACCCTCGCGGCGAGCAAGACGAGCGTCACGACCGCGAATGATTCGGTGGAACTTGTCGCGAACGCTACCGATAACCGTGGTGTGACGAAAGTGGAGTTCTACCGGAACGGGACGCTGTACGGTACGGACACTAGCGCGCCGTTCACTTCGACCCTGACGTACCTGTCGAGCGCGGCGAACGGCACCTACAGTTACTCGGTGCTGGCGTACGACGCGGCTGGGAACACCCGCAGCAGCGAAGTGGTCACGGTGGTCGTGAACATCCCCGCAGCGGACTCAAGCGCACCGACGGTCAGCCTCAGCGCGACCTCCACGAACGTCACGGCGGCGGGTTCGGTGCTGCTCACCGCGACGGCCAGTGACAACAAAGGCGTCACGAAAGTGGAGTTCTACCGCGACGGCGTGCTGGCGCACACCGAGCAGGTCGCGCCGTACGAGCACACCGAGACGTACAGCAGTGACTTCAGCAACGGCACGTACAACTTCACCGCCCGCGCGTATGACGCGGACAACAACGCCACGACCAGCGGCACGGTGACGGTCATCGTGAACATCGCGTCGTCGAACGTCGTGCCGATGGGCAGCACGGCGGATACGGCGACCGTCACGCAGACGGCGAACAGCCCCATTCCAACCGTGACGGGCACGACGTACTACGTGGACAGCGTGGACGGGAGTGACAGCAACTCCGGCACAAGTACGGGCGCGCCCTGGAAGACCGTCACGAAAGCGAACGCCGTGACCCTGCTGCCCGGTGACGCGCTGCTCTTTAAGGCCGGCAGTTCGTACAGTTCGATGCTGCACGCGAAGTGGTACGGCACCAGCAGTAACCGCATCCTGATCGGCGCGTACGGTAACGGCGCCAAACCCATCTTCGAATTCACGGGCGGGGAGAAGGGTGTGCTCGTCACCGGAGCGTACCTGACGATCGACAACCTGCTGGTTCGCACGGCCCCCAGTCATTACCCGGCGTACGACGCGAGCCCGGAGCGCTGCATCAACGACACGGCCGGCACGAGTTACTGGGCGCAGACCGCGAACGGCGGGAACGGGCAACCCTACGACTTCCGGCAGCGCACCGGCTGGCGGGTCGGCATCAACATCTCCGCGGAGGACTACGCGAACAACGCGAACTCGGGACGCTTCAATGTCATCCAGAACAGCCGCACCGAGTACACCACGGCGGGCATTCACCTGAGCGGGGCGAACAGCAGCGGCCGCCCGGCCACGTCGAACAACCAGGTCATCGCGACGGCGATCACCAAGAGCATCTTCGCGAGCGTCAACACGCCCGTCGGGGTGAAGTACGACGATGACTCGGGTGGGTTCGGGCTGCTGATCAACGGGCACAACAACATCGCCGCGTACAACTACTTCGAGGGGAACATCACCAACTGCTCGGAGGATTACCGCATCGAAGGCGGCGACCTCGAAATCTTCAGTGCACGCAACAACTTCATGCACCACAACACCAGCATCAACAGCGGCACCTTCACTGAGCTGGGTGGCAGCACCAACAACCGCGCGGAACGCAACGTGACGCGTACAACCTGTACGCGCTGA
- a CDS encoding tyrosine-type recombinase/integrase yields the protein MSESFVWTDLSKKKRAKVALKALDERDYLTLCSLVQHHQLHYGRSASQTSPRTFLQYRGALRKFLRFTERMSTKRLLEGDPDLGAAFLGHLHRDLKPGSVNNARSGVRALYRALRWAGATQSDPFADIPPVRDNVPAHLKREAYSVEDVEKLLAVADPMERVMVLMAAQAGLRIHEVVKLQWSDIDLEAREVMVIGKGRKAAKVHLSAALVSALEALPAREGRVLRWRQERTLRDHLKRLCEKGQVRYSRRQFHGLRHHCATRLHDETGDLMLTAAHMRHSSTQTTETYAKGDRRKIAAVVNHWGEAAAS from the coding sequence GTGAGCGAATCTTTTGTTTGGACGGACCTGTCGAAGAAAAAGCGAGCCAAAGTGGCCCTCAAGGCCCTCGATGAGCGCGACTACCTCACCCTCTGCAGTCTCGTGCAGCATCACCAGCTGCACTACGGCCGTTCTGCCTCACAGACCAGCCCGCGCACCTTCCTGCAGTACCGTGGTGCCCTGCGGAAGTTCCTGCGGTTCACGGAACGCATGAGCACCAAACGTCTTCTGGAAGGTGACCCGGACCTGGGCGCGGCCTTCCTCGGGCATTTGCACCGGGACCTGAAGCCCGGCAGTGTCAACAATGCCCGCTCCGGCGTGCGCGCCCTGTACCGTGCGCTGCGCTGGGCCGGAGCGACGCAGAGCGACCCCTTCGCGGACATTCCACCCGTGCGGGACAACGTGCCCGCTCACCTGAAACGAGAGGCGTACTCGGTGGAGGACGTGGAGAAGCTGCTGGCCGTCGCCGATCCGATGGAGCGCGTGATGGTGCTGATGGCCGCCCAAGCTGGCCTGCGCATTCACGAGGTGGTGAAGCTGCAGTGGTCGGACATCGACCTGGAGGCGCGCGAGGTGATGGTGATTGGCAAGGGCCGCAAGGCCGCGAAGGTCCATTTGAGTGCGGCGCTGGTGTCAGCCCTGGAGGCGTTGCCAGCGCGTGAAGGTCGGGTGTTGCGCTGGCGTCAGGAGCGCACCTTGCGCGATCACCTGAAGCGGTTGTGCGAGAAAGGGCAGGTGCGGTATTCCAGGCGGCAGTTTCACGGTCTGAGGCACCATTGCGCGACGAGATTGCATGACGAGACAGGCGATCTGATGCTCACTGCAGCGCACATGCGGCACAGCAGCACACAGACCACCGAGACGTACGCGAAGGGAGACCGGCGCAAGATCGCAGCCGTGGTGAATCACTGGGGCGAAGCAGCGGCGAGTTGA
- a CDS encoding zf-TFIIB domain-containing protein, with protein MNDKYDVPERPEGEPPTPCPSCGNSAPESIYSAMELWYCDECDYAYAHGDPPLYRTTR; from the coding sequence ATGAATGACAAGTACGACGTTCCCGAAAGACCTGAAGGCGAGCCGCCTACCCCTTGCCCTTCTTGTGGCAACAGCGCTCCCGAGAGTATCTACTCCGCGATGGAACTGTGGTACTGCGACGAGTGCGATTACGCCTACGCGCATGGCGACCCACCGCTTTACCGGACCACCCGATAA
- a CDS encoding DUF5662 family protein, which yields MTYDSRPDTHEHINQVRAYLMRATHELLYRSEEHDRSKLLSPEVEVFNRVTPRLRELTYGSDEYKASLVEMGEALTHHYQHNRHHPEHHENGIKDMNLIDVLEMLCDWAAACKRHADGDIYKSIRMNAERFGFSAEFERLLNNTVEALDLRA from the coding sequence ATGACCTACGATTCACGACCCGACACGCACGAACACATCAACCAAGTCCGCGCCTACCTCATGCGCGCCACGCACGAACTCCTCTACCGCAGCGAAGAACACGACCGCAGCAAACTCCTCAGCCCTGAAGTCGAAGTCTTCAACCGGGTCACGCCACGACTGCGCGAACTGACGTACGGCTCAGACGAGTACAAAGCCAGCCTCGTAGAGATGGGTGAGGCCCTCACGCACCACTACCAGCACAACCGACACCACCCGGAGCATCACGAGAACGGCATCAAGGACATGAACCTGATTGACGTGCTGGAGATGCTGTGCGACTGGGCCGCAGCGTGCAAGCGTCACGCGGATGGCGACATCTACAAATCCATCCGCATGAACGCTGAGCGCTTTGGGTTCAGCGCTGAGTTCGAGCGGCTGCTGAATAACACCGTCGAAGCGCTCGACCTTCGCGCCTGA
- a CDS encoding DNA cytosine methyltransferase codes for MTLTVGSLFAGIGGLESGLELTGGFKTIWQVEIDPFARAVLEKHWPDTPRFTDVRDITATLVSRPDVICGGFPCQDISSANTASDRLGLAGEKSGLWSEYARIVHDLRPRWVIVENSPRWRDWVPDVRRDLWGIGYASLPIRVRAADVGALHQRPRVFVLAHTDRDGKPLRAIHAEASRLQALPVAHGYWRHTPPGTFRVADGLPEGMDRARNRTLGNAVSPEVARWVGQRILNARTAQ; via the coding sequence ATGACACTCACCGTAGGCTCGCTGTTCGCAGGAATCGGAGGACTGGAAAGCGGACTCGAGCTGACCGGAGGATTCAAGACCATCTGGCAAGTCGAAATCGACCCCTTCGCCCGCGCCGTCCTCGAAAAACACTGGCCCGACACACCGAGGTTCACCGATGTACGAGACATCACCGCAACCCTTGTTTCCCGACCTGATGTCATCTGCGGCGGTTTCCCCTGCCAGGACATCAGCAGCGCCAACACGGCGAGCGACCGACTCGGCCTGGCAGGCGAGAAGTCCGGCCTCTGGAGTGAATACGCCCGCATCGTTCACGACTTACGCCCTCGATGGGTCATCGTGGAGAACTCCCCACGCTGGCGGGACTGGGTGCCCGACGTGCGGCGCGACTTGTGGGGAATCGGGTATGCCAGCCTGCCAATTCGAGTGCGAGCCGCTGACGTTGGCGCCTTGCATCAACGACCCCGCGTTTTCGTTCTTGCCCACACCGACCGCGACGGCAAACCACTGCGCGCCATCCATGCAGAAGCATCCCGCTTACAAGCGCTTCCAGTCGCTCACGGGTACTGGAGGCACACCCCACCCGGAACTTTTCGAGTGGCTGATGGGCTTCCCGAGGGGATGGACCGCGCTCGAAACCGGACGCTCGGGAATGCCGTCTCGCCGGAAGTCGCGCGTTGGGTCGGCCAGCGCATCTTGAACGCCCGCACCGCCCAATAA
- a CDS encoding CopG family transcriptional regulator yields the protein MTLRLDAEDAQALDTLSLLEKLSASDAARRAIRQHAAAVLNRGPEEAES from the coding sequence ATGACCTTGCGTCTCGACGCTGAAGATGCCCAGGCACTCGACACCCTGAGTCTGCTGGAGAAGCTCAGCGCGTCCGACGCAGCTCGCCGCGCCATCAGGCAACACGCTGCTGCAGTGCTCAACCGAGGACCGGAAGAAGCGGAATCGTGA
- a CDS encoding ComEC/Rec2 family competence protein encodes MHVPGRAAEVQHEAVLSPLSGRPSVETGRAHGAVLITWPVATFAGLLAGVLMSWGALWGALFLLVPLCGLSWRADTFGRSWSLMALALIACAFGAVRERQWSGAPSALAEWRGAVVTLDGEWDGQFLRLAEPGARVALSPKPQVPAGTLRVRGTLNEPGGKRNPGGFDYALWLRVQGVHEVVYGAQVLHAKHEGGVRGWFRRGLRSGLGAHEGALMEAIELGDRREIQQTELQGGLNTRDAFARAGLAHLMALSGQNVALLVGAATFLLARTPLKLWRYPLLLALLGAYLWLVGPSPSITRAVLMGGAVLLGLWVGRGKLEALGTLGLAGTVCLAVYPLWVFDLGFQLSFLAVLALTFTPRLEARLPARWPRPLKFALAGTILAELGTLPVIAHHFGQVPLVGLPANLLAAPLMAALVPLGFVAGLLGPFSTPVNLVVLPLAQLLLTLVGVFGRVPALPWGNLGPVGFVAYGVFAGAFVLWLHQRVRVRHLGLIMGLCVLGTGLPARLDPPREIVYLDVGQGDSSLVRLGKFTMLIDGGGTPRGDFDVGAGTVVPALRAMGIFRLDVALASHDARTRYIQLVMLRCGHQKDTTKDRGTAHDLASRR; translated from the coding sequence ATGCACGTGCCGGGTCGCGCCGCAGAGGTCCAGCATGAGGCGGTCCTATCGCCACTGAGCGGCAGGCCCAGCGTCGAGACAGGACGCGCGCACGGTGCCGTACTGATCACCTGGCCGGTGGCGACCTTCGCCGGATTGCTGGCCGGCGTACTGATGTCGTGGGGTGCCCTGTGGGGCGCGCTGTTTCTGCTGGTACCCCTGTGCGGCCTGTCGTGGCGTGCCGATACGTTCGGGCGAAGCTGGTCATTGATGGCACTCGCCTTGATCGCCTGTGCTTTCGGTGCGGTGCGCGAGCGGCAGTGGAGCGGCGCTCCGAGCGCACTGGCCGAGTGGCGCGGAGCGGTGGTGACCCTCGACGGCGAGTGGGATGGGCAGTTTCTACGTCTTGCCGAGCCAGGTGCGCGTGTGGCGCTTTCTCCCAAGCCACAGGTACCCGCTGGAACGCTGCGTGTGCGGGGGACCCTGAACGAGCCTGGCGGCAAGCGCAACCCGGGCGGCTTCGATTACGCGTTGTGGTTGCGGGTGCAGGGTGTGCACGAGGTGGTGTACGGCGCGCAGGTCCTGCACGCCAAACATGAAGGAGGTGTGCGTGGCTGGTTTCGGCGTGGTTTGCGTTCGGGCCTGGGCGCGCACGAAGGGGCGTTGATGGAGGCCATCGAGCTCGGTGATCGCCGTGAGATTCAGCAGACGGAGTTGCAGGGAGGCCTCAACACCCGCGACGCCTTCGCGCGGGCCGGGCTCGCACACCTGATGGCCCTGAGCGGTCAGAACGTCGCGCTGCTGGTGGGAGCGGCCACCTTTCTGCTGGCCCGCACCCCGCTGAAACTGTGGCGCTATCCGCTGCTGCTGGCCTTGCTGGGTGCTTACCTGTGGCTGGTGGGACCCTCACCCAGCATCACCCGCGCGGTGCTGATGGGTGGGGCCGTGCTGCTGGGGCTGTGGGTGGGGCGCGGCAAGCTGGAGGCGCTGGGTACGCTGGGGCTGGCCGGAACGGTATGTCTCGCGGTGTACCCACTGTGGGTGTTCGACCTGGGCTTTCAGCTGAGCTTTCTGGCGGTGCTGGCCCTGACCTTCACCCCGCGTCTGGAGGCGCGCCTGCCGGCACGTTGGCCCCGGCCGCTGAAGTTCGCCCTGGCTGGCACGATCCTGGCCGAACTCGGCACGCTGCCGGTCATCGCGCACCACTTCGGTCAGGTGCCGCTGGTGGGCCTGCCGGCCAACCTGCTCGCCGCGCCGCTGATGGCTGCCCTCGTGCCGCTGGGATTTGTGGCCGGCCTGCTCGGTCCCTTCAGCACGCCGGTCAATCTGGTGGTGTTGCCGCTCGCTCAGCTGCTGCTGACGCTTGTGGGGGTGTTTGGCCGCGTGCCTGCCCTGCCGTGGGGAAATCTCGGCCCGGTCGGGTTCGTGGCTTACGGTGTGTTCGCGGGCGCGTTCGTGCTGTGGCTGCATCAGCGGGTGCGGGTGCGCCACCTGGGACTGATCATGGGGCTGTGTGTGCTGGGCACCGGACTGCCTGCCCGCCTCGACCCGCCGCGCGAGATTGTCTACCTCGACGTGGGACAGGGGGACAGCTCCCTCGTTCGCCTGGGAAAGTTCACGATGCTGATCGATGGGGGCGGCACGCCGCGCGGTGACTTTGACGTGGGCGCGGGCACCGTGGTCCCTGCCTTGCGCGCGATGGGTATCTTCCGACTGGACGTTGCCCTCGCCAGCCATGATGCACGAACGCGTTACATCCAACTTGTCATGCTGAGGTGTGGACACCAAAAAGACACCACGAAGGACCGTGGAACGGCGCATGACCTTGCGTCTCGACGCTGA
- a CDS encoding ComEA family DNA-binding protein: MKFKDHAAGAVLTLAAVCCGGWAVWPHLFPAPQDVQVARHELPSPTPRDVAPEYRHTASVAPLISGRVNVNTASRAQLEALPRIGPALAERLIAGRPYRSLADLDTVKGIGPKLLETLAPLVAF; the protein is encoded by the coding sequence GTGAAGTTCAAAGACCACGCTGCGGGTGCCGTGCTGACGCTTGCCGCCGTATGCTGCGGGGGCTGGGCCGTGTGGCCTCACCTGTTCCCTGCCCCGCAGGACGTGCAGGTCGCGCGGCACGAGCTGCCCTCACCCACGCCGCGCGATGTTGCACCCGAGTACCGTCACACGGCGAGCGTCGCGCCCCTCATCAGTGGCCGGGTGAACGTGAACACCGCGTCCAGGGCGCAACTGGAGGCGCTGCCGAGAATCGGCCCGGCCCTCGCGGAGCGCCTCATCGCCGGACGCCCGTACCGTTCACTCGCAGACCTCGACACCGTGAAGGGCATCGGGCCGAAGCTGCTGGAGACACTGGCTCCGCTCGTCGCCTTCTGA
- a CDS encoding beta-mannosidase — protein sequence MTHLDLHADWQLKPRNPALPLSDDFASPDGWLSASVPGTVQQDLLTQGRIPDPYYGINEHDVQWVGEQDWLYRVTFDVHEATLHEEYVRLYFGGLDTFCTVWLNREEVLRSENMFVPRTLNVKQHLHAGRNILQLLFESPLRVGRALEAQHGKRAAWNGDKSRLYVRKAQYHYGWDWGPVLLTTGPWKSVELRAFGNAIEDVHVPGEVTPDLQTAFVPVRVQLTQDDPAQRLVVELRSPVGEVLQRAELPASQTAGTLFELPRPQLWYPNTLGEQPLYSVQVTLWHGEKVVDACCRRIGLRRLRVVQEAVHGEPGTSFTFEVNNVPFFAGGANWIPDDLLLNRITPERYRERLTQAQGANMTMIRVWGGGIYEPDVFYDICDELGLLVWQDFMFGCGMYPAYEGFLTSVRAEAEAAVRRLRHHPCLALWCGNNEDYAIAESVGASGPGGDESRFDARVIYEDLLPEVCAQLDPARTYWPGSPWGGVNSADPTVGDRHSWEIWHGPMAPYQKYARYEARFVSEFGLQSAPALSTLHACTPERERFPESRTITHHNKATGPNGEGDGHRRLAVYLADNLRAHRTLDEFVYNTQFVQGEAMRYAYRDFRARFEGPGKYAVSGALVWQLNDCWPVTSWAIIDSQGFEKPAYYTIKRELASLSVGLRLNEGELEIWLSSARTMALDAQLDVYVYGLDGTLALHETRDVRVWPGRKTELSARCASGVPQVYFAELTLNGEVVARAAEFPEPFKFYDFPHPELQVEWVAENALRLTARKPTKGVWLDTDCPAHWDDNFLDLRPGESRTVTARALNGQTVRVRFLNAPEALTVSVAPKPS from the coding sequence ATGACCCACCTCGATTTGCACGCCGACTGGCAGTTGAAACCTCGCAACCCGGCCCTGCCCCTCTCCGACGACTTCGCTTCCCCGGACGGCTGGCTGAGCGCCAGTGTGCCCGGCACCGTGCAGCAGGACCTGCTGACACAAGGCCGCATTCCCGACCCCTACTACGGTATCAACGAGCACGACGTGCAGTGGGTCGGTGAGCAGGATTGGCTGTATCGCGTCACCTTCGACGTGCACGAGGCCACCCTGCACGAAGAGTACGTGCGCCTGTACTTTGGGGGCCTCGACACCTTCTGCACCGTGTGGCTGAACCGCGAAGAAGTGCTGCGCAGCGAGAACATGTTCGTGCCGCGTACCCTGAACGTGAAACAGCACCTGCACGCCGGGCGCAACATCCTGCAGCTGCTGTTCGAAAGTCCCCTGCGCGTCGGGCGCGCCCTGGAAGCACAGCATGGAAAGCGCGCCGCCTGGAACGGTGACAAGAGCCGCCTGTACGTCCGCAAAGCGCAGTACCACTACGGCTGGGACTGGGGGCCGGTGCTGCTCACCACCGGCCCCTGGAAGAGCGTCGAGTTGCGCGCCTTTGGTAACGCCATCGAGGATGTGCACGTCCCAGGCGAGGTCACACCCGACCTGCAGACCGCTTTTGTGCCGGTGCGCGTGCAGCTCACCCAGGACGACCCGGCCCAGCGACTGGTCGTGGAGTTGCGCTCACCCGTTGGTGAGGTGCTGCAACGCGCGGAGCTGCCCGCTTCTCAAACCGCCGGGACGCTCTTCGAGCTGCCGCGTCCGCAGCTGTGGTACCCCAACACCCTGGGCGAGCAACCGCTCTACAGCGTGCAGGTGACGCTGTGGCACGGCGAAAAAGTCGTGGATGCGTGCTGCCGTCGCATCGGGCTGCGCCGCCTGCGCGTCGTGCAGGAAGCGGTGCATGGTGAGCCGGGTACCAGCTTCACCTTCGAGGTGAACAACGTGCCCTTTTTTGCGGGCGGGGCCAACTGGATTCCCGACGACCTGCTGCTCAACCGCATCACGCCCGAGCGCTACCGCGAGCGCCTGACGCAGGCGCAAGGCGCCAACATGACCATGATCCGGGTGTGGGGAGGCGGCATCTACGAACCGGACGTCTTTTACGACATCTGCGACGAATTGGGGTTGCTGGTGTGGCAGGATTTCATGTTCGGCTGCGGCATGTATCCCGCCTATGAAGGGTTCCTCACGAGCGTACGCGCGGAGGCCGAAGCGGCCGTGCGGCGGCTTCGCCACCACCCCTGCCTGGCGCTGTGGTGCGGCAACAACGAGGATTACGCCATCGCAGAGTCGGTCGGGGCGTCCGGTCCGGGCGGCGACGAGTCGCGCTTTGACGCGAGGGTCATCTACGAAGATCTCCTGCCGGAGGTGTGCGCGCAGCTTGATCCAGCGCGGACCTACTGGCCCGGCAGTCCGTGGGGCGGCGTCAACTCTGCCGATCCCACCGTCGGTGACCGACACAGTTGGGAGATCTGGCACGGCCCGATGGCGCCATACCAGAAGTACGCCAGGTACGAGGCGCGCTTCGTGAGTGAGTTCGGACTGCAGTCCGCACCCGCCCTCAGCACGCTGCATGCCTGCACGCCCGAGCGCGAGCGCTTTCCCGAAAGCCGCACCATCACCCATCACAACAAAGCGACCGGCCCCAACGGAGAGGGAGACGGCCACCGCCGCCTCGCGGTGTACCTTGCCGATAACCTGCGTGCCCACCGCACCTTGGACGAGTTCGTGTACAACACCCAGTTTGTGCAGGGCGAGGCGATGCGCTACGCCTACCGTGACTTTCGCGCGCGCTTTGAGGGTCCTGGTAAGTACGCCGTGTCAGGCGCGCTGGTGTGGCAGCTCAACGACTGCTGGCCCGTAACGAGCTGGGCGATCATCGATTCGCAGGGCTTCGAGAAGCCCGCGTATTACACCATCAAACGCGAACTCGCGTCCCTCTCGGTCGGACTGCGCCTGAATGAGGGCGAGCTGGAAATCTGGCTGTCCAGCGCCAGGACCATGGCGCTGGACGCGCAACTTGACGTGTACGTCTACGGGCTGGACGGCACCCTCGCCCTGCACGAAACCCGTGACGTGCGGGTGTGGCCGGGCCGCAAGACGGAGCTGTCCGCCCGTTGTGCCTCCGGCGTACCCCAGGTGTACTTCGCGGAGCTCACGCTGAACGGTGAGGTGGTGGCGCGCGCTGCCGAGTTTCCCGAGCCGTTCAAGTTCTACGACTTTCCGCATCCCGAACTGCAGGTGGAATGGGTCGCTGAGAACGCGCTGCGCCTCACCGCCCGCAAGCCGACCAAGGGGGTGTGGCTGGACACCGACTGCCCGGCCCATTGGGACGACAACTTCCTTGATTTGCGTCCTGGCGAGTCGCGCACCGTCACGGCGCGCGCGCTGAACGGGCAGACGGTACGCGTGCGTTTTCTGAACGCGCCCGAAGCTTTGACTGTGTCGGTGGCGCCAAAACCTTCCTGA